The genomic stretch GCGCCGACCAAAAGTTCGGGTCTTTGGCACGGTCTACCTTGTGCAGTTGCATGCCCGGATTGACCGGGTTCAGTTGCAGATCGAAGGCCGTGGTCTTGACGGCCTTTTGTTCATCACCGGTTAGTTTGGCGAGGCTGTCGGTGAAGGTGTCGGCAATGCGGAATTCCATAAGTTCAACCAAAGACGGATTTGATTTTGCGCCACAGACATCGTTTTAGCTCCGTAGGAGCGGCCTGTTTATAGCAACCACGCGCGCGTTCTCCCAAGCTCCGTAGGAGCGGCATGTGGCACATGCCGCTCCTACGGAGCTAAGAGGGAAACAAACGCCGTTGCTATAAACAGGCCGCTCCTACGGAGCTAAGCAAGCGCGCGCTGCTACTCCACCCGAAACACTTTCATCACTTCGTCGCCCAGATGATTGATCACCTTGACGGCGATGCGCCCGGACGCGGGTTTCGCAAAAGGCCGCGACACGTCGCTGTTCAAAGTATCCCAAGCCTCTTGGTTGATCTCGGCTTTCAGCGTCGTCTTGAGCGCCTTGTACGGATCGTTCGCACCCAGGAAATATGCCTGCCTGACAAAGAAGCTCTCTTCGTTGTAATCGCTGTCAATGAACCAGCAGGCGATGCCGTCGGCGTTGTCGCTGATGACTTCGCCGGTGTTGGGGCGGAAGACGTCTACGCCGTTGACCTTGACCTGAATCTGCTGGCCGGCGGCGGGCAGAATCTCGATGTCCGGTTCGCCGAAGATGACAAACAGATTGCCTTTGCCGGTGTTTTTCAGGTCGTCGGCCATGTGCAGGTCGGCGTTCATGCGCGCTTTGAGAATGGCAATGCGGCCCAGTTTGTTCAGCCCCACGCAATGCGCGTCGTAGCTGAAGGCGCAACTGACCAGCACGTCAAAGCCCGCTTCGCCAGCCTCGCGGGCCGCCGCCGCCAAATCTTCGCGGGGGACGGTGCCGAATTCGGGGCCGATGAAAATCGCCGCGCGTTTCTCAGAAGAGTGAAAAGTGAAAGGTGAAGAGTGAAGATCAGGTAGTTCACTCTTCGCACTCCCCACTTCACTCTTCTCCAAGTAGCGGCCTTCGGCGCAAATGTAATAGCCCGGCCACGGCACCAGCGCCGTGAAGTCGAGCTTGTCTGCTTTGTGCGCTTGTTGAACGCCAGCCGTTTTCAGGTTTTCGAGAATCATCTGCGCGAAGTCGCGCACCGTGCCGCGTCCATTGCCAGTAGATGCCTTCAGCGGGTCAAGCAGTTCGTCGTTTTCGTCCACGCCCAGCACGCGGTGCGGCGAGAGGCTTTCGACCGTGAACGGCCCGGCCACGCGCACCTTCTTTTTATCTTCGTAGGGTTTGTCGTAGAGGTATTCGAACTCGGCCTTGGCGGCGATGCTGGCGTCAATCTCGCGGTGGCGGGCGATGCGTTGCCGCCACCATTCGGCGTGCAGCTTCTTGGCTTCGGCAGCCCATTTCGCGTCAGCTTCGCGCGGGATTTCCCATTCCTCCCAGCTTTGTTTGAGCGCGGCGTTGAGTTGGGCGCGGGTGGCTTCGAGCGCCGGTTGGAACTTCTCCCAGATGACATCAATCTCGGCGTTGTTGGCGATGGATTTCAGCGTGATGTGCGGCACGCGCTCGTAAACAAAGCCCTGGCGAATATCTGCTGTCCGACAAGCTGCCAGCTTGTCGTGGCCGTCGCGTTCTGCCAAGTGGTTCGCCAGCCCAGCCCGCGACAAGCTGGCAGCTTGTCGGACATTGAGTTCGGCTTCCCGTTGCCGCCCTTCCGGCGAATCGGCCAGCAGGTAATAGGCGTAGCGCGCGCCCATAATCCGCGCGCGCGCCAACGCCAGCGCCACCCGCGAAGTATCAATC from Acidobacteriota bacterium encodes the following:
- a CDS encoding site-specific DNA-methyltransferase → VVQTALTVLERCILMTTDPGDLVLDPTCGSGTTACVAEQWGRRWITIDTSRVALALARARIMGARYAYYLLADSPEGRQREAELNVRQAASLSRAGLANHLAERDGHDKLAACRTADIRQGFVYERVPHITLKSIANNAEIDVIWEKFQPALEATRAQLNAALKQSWEEWEIPREADAKWAAEAKKLHAEWWRQRIARHREIDASIAAKAEFEYLYDKPYEDKKKVRVAGPFTVESLSPHRVLGVDENDELLDPLKASTGNGRGTVRDFAQMILENLKTAGVQQAHKADKLDFTALVPWPGYYICAEGRYLEKSEVGSAKSELPDLHSSPFTFHSSEKRAAIFIGPEFGTVPREDLAAAAREAGEAGFDVLVSCAFSYDAHCVGLNKLGRIAILKARMNADLHMADDLKNTGKGNLFVIFGEPDIEILPAAGQQIQVKVNGVDVFRPNTGEVISDNADGIACWFIDSDYNEESFFVRQAYFLGANDPYKALKTTLKAEINQEAWDTLNSDVSRPFAKPASGRIAVKVINHLGDEVMKVFRVE